In one Spirosoma rigui genomic region, the following are encoded:
- a CDS encoding UDP-glucuronic acid decarboxylase family protein, with amino-acid sequence MKRVLITGGAGFLGSHLCDRFIKEGYHVIAMDNLITGDIRNIEHLFHLPNFEFYHHDVSKFIHVPGELDYILHFASPASPIDYLKIPIQTLKVGSLGIHNCLGLARVKGARVLIASTSEVYGDPTVHPQTEEYWGNVNPVGPRGVYDEAKRFQEAMTMAYHTYHGLETRIVRIFNTYGPRMRLNDGRVLPAFIGQALRGEDLTVFGDGSQTRSFCYVDDLVEGIYRLLLSDHPYPVNVGNPSEITIKQFGEEIIKLTGTAQKLVFKDLPKDDPKQRQPDITKAKAILGWEPKVSRDEGLRITYEYFKNLPEEELYKAAYHREFVKI; translated from the coding sequence ATGAAGCGTGTTTTGATTACCGGCGGGGCCGGATTTTTGGGGTCGCACCTGTGTGACCGGTTTATTAAGGAAGGATACCACGTGATTGCGATGGACAACCTCATTACGGGGGACATTCGCAACATTGAGCACCTGTTCCACCTGCCGAATTTCGAGTTCTACCACCACGACGTATCGAAATTCATTCACGTACCGGGCGAGCTTGACTACATCTTACACTTTGCCTCACCGGCAAGCCCGATCGATTACCTGAAAATTCCGATCCAGACGCTTAAAGTAGGATCGCTGGGTATTCACAACTGCCTGGGCCTGGCCCGGGTGAAAGGCGCCCGCGTGCTGATTGCATCTACGTCGGAGGTGTACGGCGACCCAACGGTTCACCCGCAAACGGAAGAGTACTGGGGTAATGTCAACCCGGTAGGACCGCGGGGCGTGTATGACGAAGCCAAGCGTTTTCAGGAGGCTATGACCATGGCCTACCACACTTACCATGGTCTGGAGACCCGTATCGTGCGAATCTTCAACACTTACGGTCCCCGGATGCGGTTAAACGACGGTCGGGTACTGCCTGCTTTCATTGGCCAGGCGCTGCGGGGTGAAGACCTCACCGTTTTTGGCGATGGCAGCCAGACGCGTTCGTTCTGCTACGTCGATGACTTGGTCGAAGGTATCTACCGGCTGCTGCTGAGCGATCATCCGTACCCGGTGAATGTAGGTAACCCGTCGGAGATCACGATCAAACAGTTTGGCGAGGAGATCATCAAGCTGACGGGCACAGCGCAGAAGCTGGTGTTTAAAGACCTGCCAAAGGACGATCCGAAGCAGCGTCAACCCGATATTACGAAGGCCAAAGCCATTCTGGGCTGGGAGCCTAAAGTATCGCGCGACGAGGGGCTGCGGATTACGTATGAGTATTTCAAGAATCTACCCGAAGAGGAGCTGTACAAAGCTGCTTACCACCGGGAGTTCGTCAAGATTTAG
- a CDS encoding GlsB/YeaQ/YmgE family stress response membrane protein — protein sequence MGILYSILIGGIAGFLADLVFKRFSFSLIVQILLGILGGFVGGYIFGRDGGVIDQIVTAFVGAVIVLGIAALIKGSRKTV from the coding sequence ATGGGCATCCTGTATTCAATCCTCATCGGAGGCATCGCCGGTTTTCTGGCTGACCTCGTGTTCAAGCGGTTTTCATTCTCGCTGATCGTTCAGATCCTGCTGGGAATTCTGGGCGGCTTCGTTGGTGGTTACATCTTCGGCCGTGACGGTGGTGTCATCGACCAGATCGTAACCGCTTTCGTTGGCGCAGTGATTGTCCTTGGCATTGCTGCCTTAATTAAGGGGTCGCGTAAAACGGTGTAA
- the pgeF gene encoding peptidoglycan editing factor PgeF → MAVQPVAPTYRTPSLFSPFTTLIAAESTRHGGVSSPPFASLNLGINTEDQVDNVNENRRRFFRDINADTFGFASSLQVHGTSVYLATEAGRVEGYDALITNQPGLLVGVTVADCVPILIYDHENQAVAAIHAGWRGTVAGIVTSTLTTMAQQFGTTGENCYGYVGTCIDTTAFEIGEEVAAQFAPDYLRINPNNQRVCADLKSANADLLRQFGIPPTQIAVSPFSTVLHNADYFSYRAEQGQTGRMLAVIGIRK, encoded by the coding sequence ATGGCTGTACAACCTGTTGCGCCTACGTATCGGACGCCATCCCTATTTAGTCCGTTTACTACCCTGATAGCCGCCGAAAGTACCCGGCACGGGGGCGTGAGCTCACCACCTTTTGCTTCGCTTAATCTGGGTATCAATACGGAAGATCAGGTTGATAATGTCAACGAGAACCGTCGTCGTTTTTTCCGGGACATAAACGCCGATACGTTCGGGTTTGCGTCGTCGCTACAGGTTCATGGTACGAGTGTTTACCTGGCTACGGAAGCCGGACGGGTTGAAGGGTATGACGCGTTAATCACGAATCAGCCGGGGTTGCTCGTTGGGGTCACCGTGGCCGATTGTGTCCCTATCCTGATTTACGACCACGAGAACCAGGCGGTAGCCGCCATTCACGCCGGGTGGCGGGGAACAGTAGCGGGCATTGTGACCAGCACCCTGACCACGATGGCGCAACAGTTTGGAACAACCGGCGAGAATTGTTACGGGTATGTGGGGACGTGTATCGACACGACAGCCTTTGAAATAGGAGAGGAAGTAGCCGCCCAGTTTGCGCCCGATTACTTACGTATAAACCCCAACAACCAGCGGGTGTGTGCTGATCTGAAATCGGCTAATGCCGATCTGCTCAGGCAGTTCGGTATACCACCGACACAGATTGCGGTATCGCCGTTTTCAACAGTTCTCCATAACGCTGACTACTTCTCATACCGGGCCGAACAAGGGCAGACCGGACGGATGCTGGCGGTCATCGGTATCCGTAAGTAA
- a CDS encoding saccharopine dehydrogenase family protein, translating into MANVLIIGAGGVGSVVAHKCAMNSNVFSSIMLASRTKSKCDRIAAEIQEMHGVSIQTAQVDADVVAEMVALIRSFQPVLVINVALPYQDLPIMDACLEAGVHYMDTANYEPKDVAKFEYSWQWAYKERFEQAGLMALLGCGFDPGATQVFTAYANKHHFDRMDYLDIVDCNAGNHGKAFATNFNPEINIREITQPGRYWENGEWVEIPAMSIHKPIEYPEIGERESYVLYHEELESLVKNFPTLKRARFWMTFGQAYLTHLEVLQNVGMTRIDPVKFQGMDVIPLEFLKAVLPAPDSLGENYTGQTSIGCQIKGVKDGKDRTYFIWNNCDHAETYKEVRGQAVSYTTGVPAMIGAMLMLTGVWMKPGVWNCEELDPDPFIEQMNKQGLPVQERIDIPLPHEYPIV; encoded by the coding sequence ATGGCAAATGTGCTCATCATTGGAGCAGGCGGAGTTGGCAGCGTGGTCGCGCACAAATGTGCAATGAACAGTAACGTCTTCTCATCCATCATGCTGGCCAGTCGCACAAAGTCGAAATGTGACCGGATCGCGGCTGAGATTCAGGAAATGCACGGGGTAAGCATCCAGACGGCGCAGGTGGATGCCGACGTAGTAGCCGAGATGGTTGCGCTCATCCGGTCGTTCCAGCCGGTACTGGTGATCAATGTTGCCCTTCCTTACCAGGATCTGCCCATCATGGATGCCTGCCTCGAAGCGGGTGTTCACTATATGGACACGGCCAATTACGAACCCAAAGACGTTGCCAAGTTCGAATACAGCTGGCAGTGGGCTTACAAAGAGCGTTTCGAGCAGGCGGGTCTGATGGCCCTGCTGGGCTGCGGTTTCGACCCCGGTGCTACGCAGGTGTTCACCGCCTACGCCAACAAGCACCACTTCGACCGGATGGACTACCTCGACATCGTCGACTGCAACGCCGGTAACCACGGCAAAGCATTTGCCACCAATTTCAACCCCGAAATCAACATCCGCGAGATTACCCAACCCGGTCGGTACTGGGAAAACGGCGAGTGGGTCGAGATCCCGGCCATGAGCATTCACAAGCCAATCGAGTATCCGGAAATTGGTGAGCGCGAATCCTACGTCCTCTACCACGAAGAGCTGGAGTCGCTGGTCAAGAATTTCCCCACCCTGAAGCGGGCTCGATTCTGGATGACATTCGGGCAGGCGTACCTGACCCACCTGGAAGTGCTGCAAAATGTGGGTATGACCCGGATTGACCCCGTCAAATTCCAGGGTATGGATGTTATCCCCCTCGAATTTCTGAAAGCTGTTCTACCGGCTCCTGACAGCCTTGGTGAGAACTATACCGGCCAAACCAGCATTGGCTGCCAGATCAAAGGGGTTAAAGACGGTAAAGACCGGACGTATTTTATCTGGAACAACTGCGATCACGCCGAAACCTACAAAGAAGTGCGCGGCCAGGCAGTGAGCTACACCACCGGCGTACCCGCCATGATTGGGGCAATGCTCATGCTTACCGGTGTCTGGATGAAACCGGGCGTCTGGAATTGCGAGGAATTGGATCCTGATCCATTCATTGAGCAGATGAACAAACAGGGTTTACCTGTGCAGGAACGGATCGATATCCCCCTGCCGCACGAGTACCCAATCGTGTAA
- a CDS encoding energy transducer TonB, with the protein MTDLVYPASTRLVFWLSIGLWLLPTVGSHAQNHAPLDQEVYIIVERPPEFPGGFPAIRDYLIKNEQYPPAARAAKTRGRVLVSFIVNQDGKVSTVTVVDGLGNGCDEEAVRLVSEMPRWIPGSQSGQPLRVKVILPVLFGMDYPPTYPKLSRH; encoded by the coding sequence ATGACTGACTTAGTATACCCCGCATCGACAAGGCTTGTATTCTGGCTGAGCATCGGGCTGTGGTTACTACCTACGGTTGGCAGCCACGCACAGAACCATGCTCCCCTTGATCAGGAAGTTTACATCATAGTTGAACGCCCACCCGAATTTCCGGGCGGTTTTCCGGCCATACGCGATTACCTGATAAAAAACGAGCAATATCCACCAGCGGCCCGGGCGGCTAAAACCAGGGGTCGGGTACTGGTTTCTTTCATCGTCAATCAGGATGGAAAGGTATCGACCGTGACGGTGGTAGACGGCCTTGGCAATGGCTGCGATGAGGAAGCAGTACGTCTTGTCAGCGAAATGCCGCGCTGGATTCCGGGTAGCCAGTCTGGCCAGCCACTTCGGGTCAAGGTTATTTTGCCGGTCCTGTTCGGAATGGATTATCCGCCGACGTATCCCAAACTGAGCAGGCATTAG
- a CDS encoding S8 family serine peptidase — protein sequence MPKLVYRNYIILPRQGVRFADDTPRTDVQESFARLKINVHLDDVLGGNLSDQSMVIDTTERGGAKLIRIPESDLPDLRARLPGLRIVPEVFYYPQRWRHDVRSQPARLAGQAQTGVRIRLAEAKTGKPVADATVVAFTNFDQREGEQATSDAKGVVSFKNIGNRPIDQLFVYPKTGYWSYWRKNMTLTNTTVVDIQPVKLDYTDAKRFFYPPKAGDESAGRGVKVGVIDTGAGPHPDLTLAGGACTVTGENPTDFADVDEHGTHVSGIIGARGTAPTGIRGVAPGVDLYMYRVFSKGNPGASNFAIIKAIEQAVKDGCDVINMSLGGGPPDDATEDAITFAHENGTICFVATGNDGRQPVSFPASFSLSLAVGAMGRKGTFPANTTDAPNVAAPYGTDRKNFVAEFSNIGNEVDFIAPGVGILSSVPGGYAPLSGTSMACPMAAGVAARLISSNKTILSMSRNAARAEAMVQYLAANVKSMGFGPTFEGTGMLFIPQQPIIT from the coding sequence ATGCCCAAGCTCGTTTATCGTAACTACATCATCCTGCCCAGACAAGGCGTTCGCTTCGCCGACGATACGCCCCGCACCGACGTTCAGGAGTCATTTGCGCGACTGAAAATCAACGTTCACCTGGACGATGTGCTCGGCGGTAATCTGTCCGATCAGTCCATGGTTATCGATACCACCGAGCGGGGTGGGGCCAAACTCATTCGCATCCCTGAATCGGACCTGCCCGATCTGCGGGCTCGCCTGCCTGGCCTGCGTATCGTACCGGAAGTTTTTTATTACCCCCAACGCTGGCGTCATGACGTACGCAGCCAGCCTGCCCGGCTGGCCGGACAGGCACAGACAGGCGTTCGGATTCGGTTGGCCGAAGCAAAAACCGGTAAGCCGGTAGCGGATGCCACCGTGGTCGCCTTCACCAACTTCGACCAACGCGAAGGAGAACAGGCTACGTCCGACGCGAAGGGCGTTGTCAGTTTCAAAAACATCGGCAATCGGCCCATCGACCAGCTGTTCGTTTATCCCAAAACCGGGTACTGGAGCTACTGGCGGAAAAATATGACGCTGACCAATACGACCGTTGTTGACATTCAGCCCGTAAAACTCGACTACACCGATGCCAAACGCTTTTTTTACCCGCCCAAGGCCGGTGACGAGTCGGCGGGGCGAGGTGTTAAAGTAGGAGTTATTGATACGGGGGCGGGGCCACATCCCGACCTGACACTGGCCGGGGGTGCCTGTACAGTTACGGGCGAAAATCCCACCGACTTTGCCGATGTCGACGAACATGGTACGCACGTGTCAGGCATTATTGGCGCCCGTGGTACGGCCCCGACGGGTATTCGGGGCGTGGCGCCCGGCGTCGACCTTTACATGTACCGGGTGTTCAGTAAAGGCAACCCGGGTGCGTCGAACTTCGCAATTATCAAAGCAATTGAACAGGCGGTGAAGGACGGCTGCGACGTCATCAATATGAGCCTGGGGGGCGGCCCTCCCGACGATGCGACCGAAGATGCGATCACCTTTGCGCACGAAAACGGCACCATTTGCTTCGTAGCAACGGGTAACGATGGTCGCCAGCCGGTGAGCTTTCCAGCCTCGTTTTCGCTCTCACTGGCGGTAGGAGCCATGGGCCGCAAAGGCACATTTCCGGCCAACACGACCGACGCACCCAACGTTGCGGCTCCGTACGGAACAGACAGGAAGAACTTCGTTGCCGAGTTCTCCAACATCGGCAACGAAGTCGACTTCATTGCTCCCGGCGTAGGCATCCTGTCTTCGGTGCCGGGTGGGTATGCACCACTGAGTGGCACGTCGATGGCCTGCCCGATGGCCGCCGGTGTGGCCGCCCGCCTGATCTCGTCCAACAAAACGATCCTGTCGATGTCCCGGAATGCGGCCCGCGCCGAAGCAATGGTTCAGTACCTGGCCGCGAACGTAAAATCGATGGGATTTGGCCCAACTTTTGAAGGCACCGGCATGCTGTTCATCCCGCAGCAGCCAATAATCACGTGA
- a CDS encoding UDP-glucose dehydrogenase family protein, with protein MKLAVVGTGYVGLVTGTCFAETGNQVTCVDIDERKVEKLNNGIVPIYEPGLETLFHRNVEEGRLTFTTNLEEGIKGAEVIFLALPTPPGEDGSADLKYILKVASDLGPILSQYAVIVDKSTVPVGTAEKVYAHIADNAKVDFDVVSNPEFLREGVAVEDFMKPDRVVIGTKSDRAKGVMNRLYAPLVRQGNPVIFMDERSAEMTKYAANAFLATKITFMNEIANLCERAGANVDDIRRGIGTDSRIGKRFLFAGIGYGGSCFPKDVQALAKTAQDFDYDFKVLKSVMEVNYRQKTMMIPQILSHFGGDLKGRTIAVWGLAFKPYTDDIREAPALDNIKALVEAGAKITVYDPEAMENVRNQIGNTVTYAHTQYAALDDADALFIVTEWPLFRTPDFDKMNLLMKGKVIFDGRNVYETEQMRDMGYTYYSVGREAILAPVEQNA; from the coding sequence ATGAAATTGGCAGTCGTAGGTACGGGATATGTTGGTCTGGTTACGGGCACGTGTTTCGCGGAGACCGGAAATCAGGTTACGTGCGTCGATATTGACGAGCGTAAGGTCGAAAAGCTGAATAATGGCATTGTGCCCATTTATGAGCCAGGCCTTGAAACCCTGTTTCACCGGAATGTTGAGGAAGGACGGTTAACGTTCACTACCAATCTGGAAGAAGGCATCAAGGGTGCCGAAGTTATCTTCCTGGCGCTGCCAACCCCTCCGGGCGAAGACGGCTCTGCCGATCTGAAATATATCCTGAAGGTCGCCAGTGATCTGGGACCAATCCTGAGCCAGTACGCGGTTATCGTTGACAAGAGCACGGTACCCGTTGGAACGGCCGAAAAAGTGTATGCGCACATTGCCGACAACGCCAAAGTGGATTTCGACGTCGTGTCGAACCCAGAGTTCCTGCGCGAAGGGGTGGCGGTCGAAGATTTCATGAAGCCTGACCGTGTCGTTATTGGTACCAAGTCGGACCGCGCCAAAGGGGTTATGAACCGACTCTATGCACCGCTGGTTCGGCAGGGCAATCCCGTCATTTTTATGGACGAGCGTTCGGCTGAAATGACCAAGTACGCTGCGAACGCGTTCCTGGCCACGAAAATCACGTTCATGAACGAAATCGCCAACCTGTGCGAGCGGGCGGGTGCCAACGTTGACGATATTCGTCGCGGTATTGGTACCGACAGCCGGATCGGAAAGCGCTTCCTGTTTGCTGGCATTGGCTACGGTGGTAGCTGCTTCCCCAAAGATGTACAGGCGCTGGCAAAAACAGCCCAGGACTTCGATTACGACTTTAAAGTGCTCAAGTCGGTAATGGAAGTGAACTACCGCCAGAAAACGATGATGATCCCCCAAATCCTATCACACTTCGGTGGCGACCTGAAAGGCCGGACGATCGCCGTTTGGGGGCTGGCGTTCAAACCCTATACCGACGATATTCGGGAGGCACCCGCCCTCGATAACATCAAGGCACTGGTAGAAGCCGGTGCCAAGATCACGGTTTACGACCCTGAAGCGATGGAGAACGTGCGGAACCAGATTGGTAACACCGTTACCTACGCACACACGCAGTATGCTGCTCTCGACGATGCCGATGCGCTGTTTATTGTGACGGAGTGGCCGTTGTTCCGTACCCCTGATTTTGATAAAATGAATCTGTTAATGAAAGGGAAGGTTATCTTTGATGGTCGTAACGTGTACGAAACCGAGCAGATGCGCGATATGGGTTATACGTACTATAGCGTTGGACGTGAAGCTATCCTGGCTCCGGTGGAGCAGAACGCCTAA
- a CDS encoding energy transducer TonB encodes MLQPDAPKAVALTYDEIIFQSRNRAYGAFSLRRQYRSTLTRALGLGIGLFLAGLAAPTVYNWLAPARPLLSDPIMVEADLVKLAEPPTEVPVPLPPVEQAPAVNTVRNLPLVVMPEADVVEETVPPTTDELQEATSGPVTAEGTGDIDIIAPPESSAPTVAEKAVELAPKSDEVFVSVEQEPQYPGGLDALRTFLSKSLNYPRSAANAGVAGRVFVSFVVNTDGSLTDVHVLKGIGFGCDEEAIRVIRKMPNWRPGKQSGRAVRVKFNLPIAFTLE; translated from the coding sequence ATGCTCCAGCCAGACGCTCCCAAAGCCGTAGCGCTCACCTACGACGAGATTATTTTTCAGTCGCGCAACCGGGCCTACGGCGCGTTCAGCCTGCGCCGGCAATACCGGTCAACCCTCACCCGGGCGCTCGGGCTGGGCATCGGTTTATTTCTGGCAGGGCTGGCAGCACCAACGGTCTACAACTGGCTTGCTCCGGCCCGTCCGCTCCTGAGTGACCCGATCATGGTCGAAGCCGATCTGGTTAAACTGGCGGAGCCACCCACCGAAGTGCCCGTGCCATTGCCCCCCGTTGAGCAGGCTCCGGCGGTAAATACGGTACGTAACCTGCCGCTGGTTGTCATGCCCGAAGCCGATGTGGTGGAGGAAACAGTACCCCCCACAACCGACGAGCTTCAGGAAGCCACCTCAGGCCCTGTCACAGCCGAGGGTACCGGCGACATCGACATCATTGCCCCACCCGAAAGCAGCGCGCCTACCGTGGCCGAGAAAGCAGTCGAGCTAGCCCCCAAATCAGACGAGGTATTTGTATCTGTGGAGCAGGAACCGCAATATCCGGGGGGGCTGGATGCACTACGTACCTTTTTGAGCAAAAGTCTGAATTATCCTCGTTCGGCAGCCAATGCGGGCGTAGCAGGTCGGGTATTCGTGAGCTTCGTTGTCAACACCGACGGTAGCCTGACCGACGTGCACGTGTTAAAAGGTATTGGTTTCGGCTGCGACGAAGAAGCCATCCGGGTAATCCGGAAAATGCCCAACTGGCGACCGGGCAAGCAGTCGGGCCGGGCCGTCCGGGTTAAATTCAATCTGCCCATCGCCTTCACGCTGGAGTAA
- the nspC gene encoding carboxynorspermidine decarboxylase, translated as MNTSLQQHLDDTRQPTIPSPCFILEEAKLRRNLELIDSVQKAAGVTIILALKGFSMYSAFPIVREYLSGATASSLNEVKLVNEYMDVKAHTYIPAYQDHDFDEVLTRSSHLTFNSWSQWERFGPRVAQYNQQNPDARVSCGIRVNPQYSEVATDMYNPCVPGSRLGATRDQLPDELPDGLEGIHFHTLCENDSFTLERTLDALESRFGTLLHQAKWVNLGGGHLMTREGYDTNHLIGLLSTFRQKYNVDVIMEPGSAIAWQTGVLVSTVLDVMNSQGIDVAVLDTSFAAHMPDTLEMPYKPRILNSYHEPVAGKPTYRLGGMTCLAGDFMGDYSFDKPLAVGDKIVFDDMIHYTMVKTTTFNGVNLPSIGVWTTDNQFNLIRSYGYESFKDRLS; from the coding sequence ATGAATACAAGCCTGCAGCAACACCTCGACGATACCCGTCAGCCAACGATACCCTCCCCCTGTTTCATCCTGGAAGAAGCCAAACTTCGCCGGAACCTCGAACTGATCGACTCGGTGCAGAAAGCGGCCGGCGTCACGATCATTCTGGCCCTTAAAGGCTTCTCGATGTACAGCGCCTTTCCCATCGTGCGGGAGTACCTGAGCGGAGCCACGGCCAGTTCACTCAACGAAGTAAAGCTCGTGAATGAATACATGGATGTGAAAGCCCACACGTACATACCCGCCTATCAGGACCATGATTTCGACGAGGTGCTGACCCGTAGCAGCCACCTTACGTTCAACTCCTGGAGCCAGTGGGAACGCTTTGGCCCACGAGTGGCGCAGTACAACCAACAGAACCCGGATGCCCGGGTCAGCTGCGGTATCCGGGTCAATCCGCAATATTCGGAAGTAGCCACGGATATGTACAATCCCTGCGTACCGGGTTCCCGCCTGGGTGCCACCCGCGACCAGCTACCCGACGAGTTGCCCGACGGGCTGGAGGGCATTCACTTCCACACCCTCTGCGAAAATGATTCGTTCACCCTCGAACGTACGCTCGACGCGCTCGAAAGCCGTTTCGGTACGTTGCTGCACCAGGCAAAATGGGTCAATCTGGGTGGTGGTCACCTGATGACCCGCGAAGGCTATGACACCAACCACCTCATTGGTTTGCTGAGTACCTTCCGCCAGAAATACAATGTCGATGTGATTATGGAGCCGGGTTCGGCCATTGCCTGGCAAACGGGGGTGCTTGTATCGACGGTGCTGGACGTGATGAACAGCCAGGGAATCGACGTAGCGGTTCTCGACACGTCGTTCGCGGCCCACATGCCCGATACGCTCGAAATGCCCTATAAACCCCGGATTCTGAATTCATATCATGAACCCGTAGCGGGCAAACCAACCTACCGCCTGGGCGGGATGACCTGCCTGGCGGGCGATTTCATGGGCGATTATTCATTCGATAAGCCGCTGGCCGTTGGCGACAAAATCGTCTTCGACGACATGATTCACTACACGATGGTGAAAACAACCACTTTCAACGGTGTCAACCTGCCCAGCATCGGCGTCTGGACCACCGATAACCAGTTCAACCTGATTCGCAGCTACGGCTACGAAAGCTTCAAGGACCGGCTTAGTTAG
- a CDS encoding WapI family immunity protein, producing MKLLSPSCSFELSILGYGSDVTNWRERNSLLCRFSTKWSQKTDSQSLPLKTWEIRRLLNGLKLLWNKAANHVDVTFAEPGLSVEATALPDEQYRLQIQLDHALTPAWNSYPDFPVALDLLLNRSQLQTAIGELSGQLASYPER from the coding sequence ATGAAACTTCTATCTCCTTCCTGTTCTTTTGAACTATCCATTCTGGGGTACGGCAGCGACGTCACCAACTGGCGCGAACGTAATAGCCTGCTGTGCCGCTTTTCGACAAAATGGAGCCAGAAAACCGATTCGCAGTCGTTGCCCTTGAAGACCTGGGAGATTAGACGGCTGCTTAACGGACTCAAACTGCTGTGGAATAAGGCGGCTAACCACGTCGATGTCACGTTTGCCGAGCCGGGTCTCAGCGTTGAAGCTACGGCGCTGCCGGATGAGCAATACCGGCTGCAAATTCAGTTGGATCACGCATTGACACCAGCCTGGAACAGCTATCCCGACTTTCCCGTTGCGCTGGATCTGCTCCTGAATCGCTCCCAGCTACAAACCGCTATCGGCGAGCTTTCCGGGCAGTTAGCGAGTTATCCTGAGCGATAA
- a CDS encoding acyl-CoA dehydrogenase family protein produces the protein MTSEIVENQVSTTDRSELSQLIVQSVRDISERLIRPNIRQWDETQHFPAELFKQLGDLGLMGMLVPVEYGGAGLGYREYVAAIVELSRVDGSVGLSMAAHNSLCTNQILMFGNEAQKQTYLPKLATGEWIGAWGLTEPNTGSDAGNMRTTAVRDGDEWVLNGAKNFITHGRSGHVAVVIARTGEPNTSRNATAFIVERGTAGFSGGRKEDKLGMRASETAEMLFQDCRIADSQRLGEVGDGFVQSLKILDGGRISIAALSLGIAYGAYDAALAYAKEREQFGQPIANFQAIGFKLADMATDIEAAKLLTYQAANVKDEGQPVTQASAMAKLFASETAVRVANEAVQIFGGYGYTKDYPVEKFYRDAKLCTIGEGTSEIQKLVISRQLLK, from the coding sequence ATGACAAGCGAAATTGTAGAAAACCAAGTAAGCACTACCGATCGTTCGGAGCTTTCGCAGCTGATCGTTCAATCCGTGCGCGACATCAGCGAACGGCTGATCCGACCGAACATCCGGCAGTGGGACGAAACGCAGCATTTTCCGGCTGAACTGTTCAAGCAGCTGGGCGATTTGGGGCTGATGGGTATGCTGGTACCGGTGGAATATGGCGGGGCAGGATTAGGCTACCGCGAATACGTAGCAGCCATTGTCGAATTATCCCGGGTCGACGGCTCCGTGGGCCTGTCCATGGCAGCCCACAACTCGCTGTGTACCAACCAGATTCTAATGTTTGGCAACGAAGCCCAGAAGCAGACCTACCTGCCCAAACTGGCAACCGGCGAGTGGATAGGTGCCTGGGGGCTTACCGAACCCAATACGGGCTCCGATGCCGGAAATATGCGCACGACGGCCGTCAGAGACGGGGACGAATGGGTACTGAACGGTGCCAAGAATTTTATTACGCATGGCCGGAGTGGTCATGTAGCTGTAGTCATTGCCCGCACCGGCGAGCCAAATACCTCCCGCAATGCCACCGCTTTCATCGTAGAACGCGGTACGGCCGGCTTCTCGGGCGGGCGCAAAGAAGACAAACTGGGAATGCGGGCTTCGGAAACGGCCGAGATGTTGTTTCAGGATTGCCGCATTGCCGATAGCCAGCGCCTGGGCGAAGTAGGCGACGGTTTCGTGCAATCGCTTAAAATCCTCGATGGTGGCCGTATATCGATCGCGGCATTGAGTCTTGGCATTGCCTACGGGGCCTATGACGCAGCTTTGGCCTATGCCAAAGAGCGGGAACAGTTCGGTCAGCCAATCGCCAATTTTCAGGCGATCGGGTTTAAACTTGCTGATATGGCTACGGATATCGAAGCCGCAAAATTGTTGACCTACCAGGCAGCTAACGTAAAAGACGAGGGCCAACCGGTTACTCAGGCCTCCGCAATGGCCAAACTATTCGCATCGGAGACTGCCGTACGGGTCGCCAACGAAGCCGTTCAGATCTTCGGCGGCTACGGCTATACCAAGGATTATCCGGTAGAGAAATTTTACCGGGACGCCAAGCTTTGCACCATTGGCGAAGGAACCAGTGAAATCCAGAAGCTGGTGATCTCGCGGCAATTGCTGAAGTAG